A single genomic interval of Corylus avellana chromosome ca10, CavTom2PMs-1.0 harbors:
- the LOC132163900 gene encoding uncharacterized protein LOC132163900 has translation MEGRDFQVDGVSMYKLYAKLKSMKVVLKVQNLSCFGNLKQKIMEACENLDMAQKDVIANFGRADCLLKERECLHAYNAKNTVTHLWDEKGNRVEDVEQIKQMAIQFYEKLLCDKAAILEKEVTAEEIRETLFHMPANKAPGPDGLSAEFFKASWSIVGEGVVAAIKGFFASGKLLKEVNATILTLVPKKVNPSTMGDFKPIACCRKGLRQGDPCSPYLFVLAMEVFSRIIVEHTGVGSGFQFHPKCVKLKLTHLCFADDLIFSTATLNAITIVKVALLEFEELSGLKANLFKSSFFCSGISDRVKHVLLGELGMNEGHLPVRYLGVPLISTKLFAADCGALLDRITGLIDSWLSKHLSYAGRLQLLSSVLYSLQVYWTGIFILPKKVIQAIEQKFNRFLWNGKTEGSAKAKVSWQELCYPKKEGGLGLKQLEIWNQFAMLRHVWSLFARSGILYEVYGHRAVYDARSTVEAKLSSVILNGEWHWRPARSDALVEIQARLPEIRFAPYDNPLWTASRKGIYVSSETWELLREKKEEIAWWKLVWFSYAIPKHAFILWLTIQDRLVTGSVIYNLWRTRNELKHSGQPSTEEQLLKKIIWEVRSRLAGKGKFPRTRENLVLASLWNLPADLLL, from the exons ATGGAGGGTCGGGATTTTCAGGTGGATGGGGTTTCTATGTATAAACTGTATGCTAAGCTCAAATCTATGAAAGTTGTGCTAAAAGTTCAGAACCTGTCTTGCTTTGGGAATCTTAAACAGAAAATTATGGAGGCTTGTGAGAATTTGGATATGGCTCAAAAGGATGTCATTGCTAATTTTGGGAGAGCTGATTGCTTGcttaaagagagagaatgtcTTCATGCTTAT AATGCTAAGAACACTGTCACTCATTTGTGGGATGAGAAAGGAAATAGAGTGGAGGATGTGGAGCAGATCAAACAGATGGCTATCCAGTTTTATGAGAAGTTGTTATG TGATAAGGCTGCTATTTTGGAGAAGGAGGTTACTGCAGAAGAGATAAGGGAAACTTTGTTTCACATGCCAGCCAACAAGGCCCCTGGTCCTGATGGGCTCTCTGCAGAGTTCTTTAAGGCCTCTTGGTCTATTGTTGGAGAAGGGGTGGTGGCAGCTATTAAGGGGTTTTTTGCTTCTGGCAAATTGCTTAAGGAGGTTAATGCCACTATTTTAACTTTGGTACCTAAGAAGGTGAATCCATCTACTATGGGGGATTTCAAACCTATAGCTTGTT GCAGGAAGGGGCTTAGGCAGGGGGATCCTTGTTCTCCTTACTTGTTTGTTTTAGCCATGGAGGTGTTTTCAAGGATTATAGTTGAGCACACTGGTGTTGGATCAGGTTTTCAGTTTCATCCCAAGTGTGTGAAGTTGAAACTTACTCACTTATGTTTTGCAGATGATCTTATTTTTTCTACAGCAACTTTGAATGCTATCACTATTGTTAAAGTTGCTTTACTTGAATTTGAAGAACTCTCTGGTTTGAAAGCTAATCTTTTTAAGAGTTCTTTCTTTTGCTCTGGGATTTCAGATAGAGTGAAACATGTGTTGTTAGGAGAGTTGGGGATGAATGAGGGCCATCTTCCTGTTAGGTACCTTGGGGTACCTCTCATTTCTACCAAACTTTTTGCAGCTGATTGTGGGGCTTTGTTGGATAGGATTACTGGGCTCATTGACTCATGGCTTTCTAAGCACTTATCCTATGCAGGGAGGCTCCAATTATTATCTTCTGTGCTTTACAGTTTGCAAGTTTATTGGACTGGTATCTTTATTCTGCCTAAGAAGGTCATTCAGGCTATTGAACAGAAATTCAATAGGTTTTTGTGGAATGGGAAGACTGAAGGGTCTGCAAAGGCTAAGGTTTCTTGGCAAGAGCTATGTTATCCTAAGAAGGAAGGAGGTTTGGGTTTGAAACAGTTGGAGATTTGGAACCAATTTGCTATGCTCAGACATGTATGGAGTCTGTTTGCTAGATCAG GTATTCTGTATGAGGTTTATGGGCATAGGGCTGTTTATGATGCTAGAAGCACTGTGGAGGCCAAACTCTCTTCTGTAATTCTTAATGGAGAATGGCATTGGAGACCAGCTAGATCTGATGCTCTGGTTGAAATCCAAGCTAGGCTTCCTGAGATTAGGTTTGCTCCTTATGATAATCCTTTGTGGACTGCATCTAGGAAGGGAATATATGTTAGTTCAGAAACTTGGGAGCTgctgagagagaagaaagaggagattGCCTGGTGGAAATTGGTTTGGTTCTCATATGCCATTCCTAagcatgctttcattttgtggCTTACTATACAAGATAGACTTGTAACAG GTTCTGTTATCTACAATTTATGGCGCACTAGGAATGAGCTAAAGCATTCTGGTCAGCCTAGCACTGAGGAGCAGCTTTTGAAGAAGATAATTTGGGAGGTGAGGTCAAGACTTGCTGGGAAGGGAAAGTTCCCAAGGACTAGAGAGAATTTGGTTTTAGCTTCTTTGTGGAATCTGCCTGCTGACTTGCTGTTATAG
- the LOC132164482 gene encoding aluminum-activated malate transporter 8-like has translation MIIESQSDHENAWGWLKALPEKLWGKVVDVAEKIKKLGEDDPRRIIHSLKVGLALTLVSLFYYIQPLYDGFGANSMWAVLTVILVCEFSVGATLGKGLNRMLATLSAGALGIGVHSLATLSGDTGQPIILGFFVFLIAATVTFARFIPAMKARYDYGLLIFILTFSLISVSSYRENDQVLVMAHQRLTTIMVGSFIAIVTCICIRPVWIGENLNNLVANNMEKLGKSLEGFGREYFSIPEEGPSMDDKSFLQGYKSVLTSKETEQAMANLARWEVWNFRFGFRHPWKQYLKIGTLSRQCAYKVDALNSYLNTKIQFQTPSEFQSKIQEPCTKICSESGQALKELALGLKKVMNQPTSVYLHIERSKMAAENLKSLLNTTSLCENDNLQVIIPTGAVALILVDIVPYIEKISEALHELASLAHFKRVEARVSP, from the exons ATGATTATTGAATCTCAAAGTGATCATGAAAATGCATGGGGATGGCTCAAGGCCTTGCCTGAGAAGTTATGGGGAAAGGTAGTAGATGTTGCAGAGAAGATAAAGAAACTTGGAGAAGATGATCCACGAAGAATTATTCATTCCCTAAAAGTAGGGCTGGCTCTCACCTTggtttccttattctactacaTCCAACCACTGTACGATGGTTTTGGTGCCAATTCAATGTGGGCTGTTTTAACTGTCATTCTTGTCTGCGAGTTTTCTGTTG GAGCAACACTAGGAAAAGGCTTAAACAGGATGCTGGCAACCTTATCAGCTGGTGCTCTAGGCATTGGAGTCCATTCCCTAGCAACTCTGTCTGGTGACACAGGGCAGCCCATAATACTTGggttctttgtctttttgatag CTGCAACAGTTACATTTGCAAGATTCATTCCAGCAATGAAGGCAAGATATGATTATGGGCTGCTGATATTCATATTGACCTTCTCCTTGATATCCGTATCGAGTTACCGAGAAAATGATCAGGTGCTAGTTATGGCCCATCAGAGGCTAACCACAATCATGGTTGGTAGTTTTATTGCCATTGTTACATGCATTTGTATACGCCCTGTTTGGATTGGAGAGAATCTTAACAATCTGGTAGCTAACAACATGGAAAAGCTTGGGAAATCCTTAGAAG GATTTGGGCGTGAATACTTCAGCATACCAGAAGAAGGGCCGTCTATGGATGATAAATCATTTCTTCAAGGATATAAAAGCGTTCTCACTTCAAAAGAAACCGAACAAGCTATG GCAAATCTAGCAAGATGGGAAGTGTGGAACTTTCGTTTTGGATTCCGACATCCTTGGAAACAGTACCTCAAAATTGGAACCCTTagtcggcaatgtgcctacaaAGTTGACGCTCTTAACAGCTACCTTAACACTAAGATCCAG TTTCAGACACCAAGTGAGTTCCAAAGCAAAATCCAAGAGCCATGCACAAAGATTTGCTCAGAATCTGGGCAAGCACTGAAGGAATTAGCATTAGGGCTAAAAAAGGTGATGAACCAGCCAACATCAGTTTATCTCCATATTGAACGCTCAAAAATGGCAGCGGAGAATCTGAAATCATTGCTCAATACAACGAGCCTTTGCGAAAATGATAATCTCCAGGTGATCATTCCAACTGGTGCAGTTGCTTTAATTCTAGTGGATATCGTGCCATACATAGAGAAGATCTCAGAGGCTCTGCATGAATTAGCCTCACTTGCACATTTCAAGAGGGTGGAAGCCAGAGTGTCGCCATAG